A window of Cumulibacter manganitolerans contains these coding sequences:
- a CDS encoding peptidase M16 family protein, which produces MESTQQTSTPQAGGDVPNVLRNAATRSTIDGVTTLFAPVGGRTRATLSFRVGTSDEALHERGITHLIGHLASAAADQETRDCPVTVSASTMSFHFAGNALAVANEIGAVSHWISTAANARLDARALEKARTAAELDQRASAAEHLGVLRHRFGPRWASGSYPEHSLAQLTAEDVQAWVARYLTAQNAVLAISGTKATTLRVPLPPGEYRPVPELPAGTLTMPALLATETPTVSLSGLITTDPNRLDRDRAAAGLTTEIMRSRIGYALGRRYGRELTVQGSPMTLGPTAVHSVVWADVDAEREAKVADIAAESLTVLVSRKLVEGELEAHVKRRLAMYERAAASPRGAHELLHRQALGALNSVPWSLALERRMVGTVSADLVGSQLDSIGATTVLAMRRTDPPVRRWAEPAGGAPFTPDGEVFRSRPAYGLSARSHPTRLIIGAEGITVRSTDRPDRQERWNTIALDQRWDDGRHLLTSDYGTSLDITPETWLAPDLVVDAVRAHLPEGTSVVRMGPRSTPAPAPLKVTDRVAPAWWWAASAVAFVVAVLAVLPVWAGSLAWLRWVLLALAVVVLVVAGSWALDTALTERRLRHPGSPAPSDEPAEEPADEASAP; this is translated from the coding sequence GTGGAATCGACGCAGCAGACCAGCACCCCGCAGGCCGGCGGCGACGTCCCGAACGTGCTCCGCAACGCGGCTACCCGCAGCACCATCGACGGCGTCACCACCTTGTTCGCACCCGTCGGAGGGCGCACCAGGGCGACCCTGTCCTTCCGGGTCGGCACCTCCGACGAGGCGCTGCACGAGCGCGGCATCACCCACCTGATCGGGCACCTGGCCAGCGCCGCCGCCGACCAGGAGACCCGGGACTGCCCGGTGACGGTCAGCGCCTCCACGATGAGCTTCCATTTCGCCGGCAACGCGCTCGCCGTCGCCAACGAGATCGGCGCGGTCAGCCACTGGATCAGCACCGCGGCGAACGCGCGTCTCGACGCGCGGGCGCTGGAGAAGGCGCGGACCGCCGCCGAGCTCGACCAGCGCGCGAGCGCCGCCGAGCACCTCGGCGTGCTGCGGCACCGGTTCGGTCCCCGGTGGGCGTCCGGCTCGTACCCCGAGCACTCGCTGGCGCAGCTGACCGCCGAGGACGTGCAGGCGTGGGTCGCCCGCTACCTCACCGCGCAGAACGCCGTGCTGGCGATCAGCGGCACGAAGGCCACCACGCTGCGGGTCCCGCTCCCGCCGGGCGAGTACCGGCCGGTCCCCGAGCTGCCGGCCGGCACGCTGACGATGCCGGCGCTGCTGGCCACCGAGACGCCGACGGTGAGCCTCAGCGGGCTGATCACCACCGACCCCAACCGGCTCGACCGGGACCGCGCGGCGGCCGGGCTGACCACCGAGATCATGCGCTCGCGCATCGGATACGCGCTCGGGCGCCGCTACGGGCGCGAGCTCACCGTGCAGGGCAGCCCCATGACGCTCGGCCCCACCGCCGTGCACAGCGTCGTGTGGGCGGACGTCGACGCGGAGCGCGAGGCCAAGGTCGCCGACATCGCGGCGGAGTCGCTGACCGTGCTCGTCTCGCGCAAGCTCGTCGAGGGCGAGCTCGAGGCGCACGTCAAGCGCCGGCTGGCGATGTACGAGCGCGCCGCGGCGAGCCCCCGCGGCGCCCACGAGCTGCTGCACCGGCAGGCCCTCGGCGCGCTGAACAGCGTGCCGTGGTCGTTGGCGCTCGAGCGCCGGATGGTGGGCACCGTCTCCGCCGACCTCGTCGGCAGCCAGCTCGACAGCATCGGCGCGACCACGGTGCTGGCGATGCGCCGCACCGACCCGCCGGTGCGCCGCTGGGCGGAACCGGCCGGCGGAGCGCCGTTCACCCCGGACGGCGAGGTGTTCAGGTCCCGGCCGGCGTACGGCCTCAGCGCCCGCAGCCACCCGACGCGGCTGATCATCGGCGCCGAGGGCATCACGGTGCGCAGCACCGACCGCCCCGATCGCCAGGAACGCTGGAACACGATCGCCCTCGACCAGCGGTGGGACGACGGTAGGCACCTCCTGACCAGCGACTACGGCACCAGCCTCGACATCACCCCGGAGACCTGGCTGGCGCCGGACCTCGTGGTGGACGCCGTCCGCGCGCACCTGCCGGAGGGCACCTCGGTGGTGCGGATGGGCCCGCGCAGCACCCCGGCCCCCGCACCGCTGAAGGTCACCGACCGGGTCGCCCCGGCGTGGTGGTGGGCGGCGTCCGCGGTCGCTTTCGTCGTCGCGGTGCTCGCCGTTCTGCCGGTCTGGGCAGGCTCGCTGGCGTGGCTGCGCTGGGTGCTGCTCGCGCTCGCGGTGGTGGTGCTGGTCGTCGCCGGCTCGTGGGCGCTCGACACCGCGCTCACCGAGCGCCGCCTGCGCCACCCCGGCAGTCCCGCGCCCTCCGACGAGCCGGCCGAGGAACCGGCCGACG